The following proteins are encoded in a genomic region of Xenopus laevis strain J_2021 chromosome 3L, Xenopus_laevis_v10.1, whole genome shotgun sequence:
- the LOC108710579 gene encoding serine protease inhibitor Kazal-type 1 gives MKTVLIFLLCSSAFLCIMGLPVSSDMEYCSVYAEHRNCNKIYSPVCGTNRITYPNKCIFCLESRMKNYRIRLDHEGRC, from the exons ATGAAGACAGTTCTTATTTTCCTGCTTTGTTCATCAGCATTTCTGTGCATAATGG gtttgcctgtttcttctgatATG GAATATTGCTCTGTCTATGCTGAACACAGAAATTGCAATAAGATCTACAGTCCTGTCTGTGGAACAAACAGAATAACCTaccccaacaagtgtattttctgTCTTGAGAGCAG GATGAAAAACTATAGAATCAGACTTGACCACGAAGGCAGGTGTTAG